One genomic region from Leptolyngbyaceae cyanobacterium JSC-12 encodes:
- a CDS encoding ribosomal protein S14 (IMG reference gene:2510094464~PFAM: Ribosomal protein S14p/S29e) — protein sequence MAKKSMVERERKREKLIAKYAAKRQELKAAFSAATSQQEKLAIHRQLQQLPRNSAPSRHRNRCWVTGRPRGYYRDFGLSRHQLREMAHEGLLPGVVKSSW from the coding sequence ATGGCTAAGAAAAGCATGGTTGAGCGCGAGAGAAAGCGCGAGAAGTTAATCGCCAAGTATGCGGCAAAGCGGCAAGAGCTAAAAGCAGCTTTTTCAGCTGCCACCTCTCAGCAAGAAAAGCTAGCGATTCATCGACAACTACAACAGCTTCCTCGCAATAGTGCTCCATCCCGTCATCGCAATCGGTGTTGGGTAACAGGTCGTCCTCGTGGATACTACCGTGACTTCGGCTTGTCTCGCCATCAGTTGCGCGAAATGGCACACGAAGGTCTGCTGCCAGGTGTTGTGAAGTCAAGCTGGTAA
- a CDS encoding hypothetical protein (IMG reference gene:2510094465~manually curated), whose product MNHNLVPFLIGVGVLLLYLVFSAYTEMGTKLPWKK is encoded by the coding sequence ATGAACCACAATCTTGTTCCGTTTCTAATTGGGGTAGGAGTCTTGCTTCTCTATCTAGTGTTCTCAGCCTATACAGAGATGGGCACAAAATTGCCCTGGAAAAAGTAA
- a CDS encoding sugar kinase, ribokinase (IMG reference gene:2510094466~PFAM: pfkB family carbohydrate kinase), with amino-acid sequence MNHPRVLCLGEILFDFLSNQPGVPYEQVTSWTPYPGGAPANVACALTKLGTSSGFVGAVGVDETGQTLVNLLNKIGVNTEGVQRHPTAPTRGVYVVRTETGDRVFSGFGSYDTSEFADTHLQANQLPVNLFETAEFLVLGTLEMAYPESRDAILQALSLADQYYTKVLLDVNWRPVFWHNPAEAPVIIHRLMQHADFIKLSDEEAEFLFETTDPSIIAHRVDTAEGVLVTAGEKGCTYYLAEHQGSIPAFQMPVVDTTGAGDSFVAGFIHQLALHGLESLADPEQARQVITYASAVGALTTTKPGAIAAQPTAAEVEDFLKKNR; translated from the coding sequence ATGAATCATCCCCGCGTTCTTTGCCTCGGCGAAATTCTATTCGATTTTCTTTCCAACCAACCTGGCGTACCCTATGAGCAAGTCACATCCTGGACACCCTATCCTGGTGGTGCCCCAGCCAATGTTGCCTGTGCATTGACAAAACTTGGAACTTCCAGCGGATTTGTTGGGGCTGTGGGGGTGGACGAGACGGGACAGACACTCGTCAATTTGCTGAATAAAATTGGGGTGAATACAGAAGGTGTTCAACGACACCCAACCGCACCCACCAGAGGCGTGTATGTCGTTCGGACGGAAACGGGCGATCGCGTCTTTTCTGGATTTGGCAGTTACGACACAAGCGAGTTCGCCGATACTCACCTGCAAGCCAATCAACTACCAGTTAACTTATTTGAAACAGCCGAGTTTTTAGTATTGGGCACCCTGGAAATGGCGTACCCAGAAAGCCGAGATGCCATCTTGCAGGCACTGTCGCTAGCAGACCAGTACTACACCAAAGTGCTGCTGGATGTAAACTGGCGACCCGTGTTCTGGCACAATCCGGCAGAAGCCCCAGTCATCATTCACCGCTTGATGCAACACGCCGACTTCATCAAGCTTTCAGACGAAGAAGCCGAATTCCTATTTGAGACAACTGACCCTAGCATCATCGCTCATCGGGTTGACACTGCCGAAGGGGTACTAGTAACAGCGGGCGAAAAGGGCTGTACGTATTATCTAGCTGAGCATCAGGGCAGCATTCCTGCCTTCCAGATGCCTGTTGTGGATACCACCGGTGCGGGTGACAGTTTTGTGGCAGGCTTCATTCACCAACTCGCCTTACATGGGTTAGAAAGTCTTGCAGATCCAGAGCAGGCACGGCAAGTTATTACGTATGCCAGTGCCGTGGGAGCGTTAACTACAACGAAACCAGGGGCGATCGCGGCTCAACCAACAGCAGCGGAAGTAGAGGATTTTCTCAAGAAGAATCGGTAG
- a CDS encoding hypothetical protein (IMG reference gene:2510094467~PFAM: CYTH domain) yields the protein MGTEIERKFLVVGDGWRALGKGSTYRQGYITSSQEKAVRVRIVGDQGFLTIKGATQGITRAEFEYSIPVEDAQEMLETLCDRPLIQKTRYQIEWGGLLWEVDEFEGENAGLVLAEVELADANQEILMPDWIGADVSHDPRYYNTNLARCPFRQWDELHKPQAARGKTHH from the coding sequence ATGGGAACGGAAATTGAGCGGAAGTTTCTAGTGGTTGGGGATGGTTGGCGCGCGCTGGGCAAAGGCTCCACTTATCGACAAGGATACATTACATCGAGCCAGGAGAAAGCAGTTCGGGTCAGAATTGTGGGTGATCAGGGGTTTTTAACCATCAAGGGAGCTACCCAGGGAATCACACGAGCCGAATTTGAATATTCAATCCCAGTAGAAGATGCGCAGGAAATGTTGGAGACATTATGCGATCGCCCATTAATTCAGAAAACTCGTTATCAGATCGAGTGGGGTGGGTTGCTGTGGGAAGTCGATGAGTTTGAAGGCGAAAATGCAGGTTTAGTTCTGGCAGAGGTAGAACTAGCAGATGCCAATCAGGAAATTTTAATGCCCGACTGGATTGGGGCAGACGTTTCCCACGATCCTCGCTATTACAACACTAACCTCGCCAGATGCCCTTTTAGACAGTGGGACGAACTGCACAAACCTCAAGCAGCTAGGGGCAAAACACACCATTAG
- a CDS encoding response regulator containing a CheY-like receiver domain and an HTH DNA-binding domain (IMG reference gene:2510094468~PFAM: Response regulator receiver domain; Bacterial regulatory proteins, luxR family) produces MKETSAGSHRRLLLIDDDPNLILLVKDYLEFRGYEVITAENGREALEVLEQDTPDMIICDVMMPEMDGYSLVRHVREDPRTSWIPVLFLSAKGQSQDRVKGLNTGADVYMVKPFEPEELVAQVESSLKQAARMSERPGRSAETAPKIQVPFDVELTPTELKVVQFVARGMANREIADELNVSQRTIESHVSNMLGKTGLHNRTELARWAIENNMA; encoded by the coding sequence ATGAAAGAAACCAGCGCCGGAAGTCACAGACGATTACTGCTAATCGACGATGATCCGAACCTGATTTTGTTAGTTAAGGATTACCTGGAGTTTCGGGGATACGAAGTAATTACGGCGGAGAACGGGCGAGAAGCATTAGAAGTGCTTGAGCAGGATACCCCTGACATGATTATTTGTGATGTCATGATGCCGGAAATGGATGGCTATTCTCTAGTACGGCACGTCCGAGAAGATCCTCGTACTAGTTGGATTCCAGTGTTGTTTTTATCTGCCAAAGGTCAAAGTCAGGATCGGGTCAAGGGGTTGAACACAGGTGCAGATGTGTACATGGTGAAACCGTTTGAGCCAGAAGAGCTAGTCGCTCAAGTGGAGTCATCTCTCAAGCAAGCAGCCCGAATGTCTGAACGTCCTGGACGAAGTGCTGAAACGGCTCCTAAAATTCAAGTGCCGTTTGATGTCGAGTTGACCCCTACCGAGTTGAAGGTAGTACAGTTCGTGGCTCGCGGTATGGCAAACCGAGAGATTGCCGATGAATTAAATGTGAGTCAACGCACTATCGAGAGCCATGTTAGCAATATGCTGGGCAAAACCGGGCTGCATAACCGAACAGAACTGGCTCGCTGGGCAATTGAAAATAATATGGCTTAG